Part of the Quercus robur chromosome 5, dhQueRobu3.1, whole genome shotgun sequence genome, TCTGTGTAGATGTTAGGCATCCCCTTCAAGATATCCACTAATTTGGCACTTTTGTCTAGGGGTAGAGGGAGGGGGGAAGGTGCCCTCCttcaactttcaaaattttcactaataataatattatattgaaTTAAAATATCTTATTTGCCCCTCTTGACACAAAGacaaaaaacttttctttttattgggtTGTATATATACTAACTTGTCTAACTTTTTATCAATTCACGATAGCTTTTTCTCAATAGACTTCTACTCCTACTACAACTCTAATATATAAAACCAATGGCCCCACCTAGtaatgattttataaaaaaaacaaaaaaagaacaagcCTTATATGGAATAGGAGTTTGAACACGGCAacctaatctatatatatatataaaaccgaaacttttgaagctcccacaaatttccacgtcagcacagtatttaaaaaaaacataattccaCGTCAGtacagtattaaaaaaaaaaaaacataaaattaaaagccAACTatctctcaaacaaaaaaccctaaaagTCTAAAAGCAGCCGTGCTCTCTGCCTCTCCAAGCCATTCTCTCTGTATCCCTGATGACCATAGCCATCTCTCCCACCCATAACTGAGTCGTTACCCATCATAGCCATCACAAAATCTCCAATGTCGCAGGCCAAGTTAAGCAGGTGAGATGGTCTTAATATCATGTATCTaatctttccctctctctttctctttctctttctctttctaaatatttgttttttaatgttcaTTGGCTTTGCTTCTTTTTGTTGATTCCTTAACTGAATTACTGTTGTTGCTtaagtaatatttttattttttattcagttCTTTTGCAAATACTGTTGTTGGGTattgttagggtttttttttttttttggatttaattttgtgaattcttATTTGGATTCATGTGGCTACCACTTAGAAACTTGATTTTAGTGAGTTTCTCTGTAGGCGTTGATTTGTAAGCCTTTTAATTCTTGATGCAAATTCGAAATTCATAGGGAATTTTAAATTCTGATTCTTTGGGATtgtgtatttgaaattttagtgGAAACAAagctatgggtttgaattttgtATGATTCATATGTCAGATATTGGGATTGGTATTGACGGTGAGATAGGTTTGTAATTACTTATTGTTTATATGCATTGctgactttttgttttcttcttattgTTTTTCCGTTTGCTGTTTTCTCTTTTCCCTCTGTGAGAAGAAACCCATTGAAGGTTAAGAAGAAAGAACAGAGTAGCCTTGCACCATCGGTCTGCCAGTAAAATCACTATGGtaaattgatttcttttattattccCTTTCATTGTTTACTGTCACGCTACTGTTATTGCTCAATCTCTTCTTCACTAACATTgttgactttttgttttcttcttttcatttttctgttttatgctttctcttttctctctgcgAAAAGAAACCCAACGAAGGTTAAGGAGAAAGAACAGAGTAGCCTTGCACTACTGGTCTGCTAGCAAAATCACTACGGTAAATTGATTTCTTTCATTGTTCCCTTTCATTGTTTACTGTCACACTACTGTTATTGCTCAATCTATTCTTTACTGTCACGCTACTGTCTTTTTGGTTCCTTCCACTAATTTGATAGAAATATTGTTTTTCCATTGTATGTTTTGATTTAGACAACTTTAGTCAATTTTCCAAATTACACCACATTTGCTTTGGcgacataaaaaaaatgttagacatTTTGGTGAGGAATAAAAAACCCATGGAAGAGTTGGGTTTCTGGCTTTAAATTATTCATGACAGAATTTGATTAGTTATGTAGTTCCATATATTTAATACTCCTCAATTTGTTTGTTCTGCCTGTTTGTTGTGTTATTTGTTGCATTACAGGAACTGTCAATTTGTCAATAGGATGTGTAtttctgttttaattttttttttttttaataataacaaaCGTTAATAACTAAGACATTGAAATTTTGTGCACACcatgtgtttgacaaaatgccTTACTTACTCTTGCATTAGTTTATAGCCACTTTATGGTTTGTGACTCTTGGTTTTAGTTGCTATTGGTAATTGACTAATTTTTGTTATGTATCAATCATAAGTCATGATGATATGAAAAATGAGTAGAATTTATTTAATTCGGCAACCTACTTATTTTAAGAAAAGTGTTAATGTAATTTAAAAGTTTCACTTATTAGGCCAAGAGCAACAgcttttgtatttaaattttttttagtgtgatTTAAAGGTGGCTTGGTGTTTTTCAATATATTATTGGAAATGAATTGTGAGTCTACAATTGTAAAGTCTCATTACATTAGAGTTTTGCTGATTTGATAGGGCATTTTGTGGTGGCATTGGTATTGAACATTGAATTTTGATATTCTTCTTGAGTTTTAATTTCGTGTTCTTTTTGAGTATTTTCAGTTTAGTTGGATTTGAAGTTTCATAGGAAGGATTTTGTCTAGGCTTCAACAAAAAATGATTTCATGATAGTGGGaccaataattttatttttggaagaacagtgggcccttttttatttaattttattaaatttgctTGAATTATTTGAACATTTAGCCCAAAAAAAGCTCTTTAATTTTGCCTATTCCTCACTTAATTTACATAGACAATTGTTTTTCTAGGGCTGAATGAATTGTTTACTCTATCAAGGTTACAACTAAGACATTATATAGCACTTACATCCATTCAAACAAACACGTAAAGCTGTACATTGAGGTCTATACAAATAAGACAAAGACAAACGACCACGTCAATTAACATCAATCACTCACACATGaaccattcttcttttttccttgctttaccctctttttctatttgctGAGATAGAGTAAATTTGTGGTTTGGTAAGAGTACTTGCAGCACACAAATGATAATTACTATAGTTCACAATCGAATGAGTTTTATTATAGCTCACAAATGAGTGTTTTTTGGAACATGCAACTCCTACTGCTAACGGTTTGAAGCCATGTCATATCTGTAATGCAGTAAAGATAAATAGCAAATGAGTGTTCCCAAGTAGATCAAAGATGACTTTTGTTTATCATTTGGAACtaacaaaaatgtgaaaaccATAAATGCAGGGTTCTAAACTGATCATTAACATAAATGTGCTAACGGTTTTGCTTTTGTTGGAGGATTATTAGCAAGTCCACAAAATCAGGTAAAGGTAAAGGCAAAGGAATAGAAGTGAGCACACCAAATGAACATACATGGATTTGGGTGTACATGGCATATGATTTAAGAAATTGTATATTAATTGCATACATAATGCTACCTTCagcaaaattaatcaaataatgtAGTATGAAGTCCCATAAAATTGTGCCACTTCTTTTCTTAGGTTATTATAAGCAAGATTCCAACCATTGCCattgcataatttttattttattaatcagTTAGATGCAAGACCCTAATtgatagtttaaattttaaaattaaaacaaaataacatattcaGTGACTATTACGAAGCAataaaggaagaagatacaaaaaacactttaaagtatttttttctcaatttatttgaaatattgattaagtagttctttaaatttgtgtttcataCATTTTATGGATAGTTGAGGATATTAAAgatttaattcttcattttatttaaacttaaatttgtgtttcatacatttctatttcattaaatttatacacaatagctttcccgtgcatcgcacgggttaacgactagtggaattttgaaaacaaaaacgtACTACATCTCTAATATAAAACTATGGGTCCCACCTggtaatgattaaaaaaaaaaaaaaaaaaaaacctactacTACACCTACACGGAATAGGAATTAGAGCCAACAGCCTAATAGaactcttgaaaaaaaaaagtgtatatataaTGTAAACAAAGCACGCCtcccatcaaaaagaaaaaaaaaaattgatactagTCTCTTTCGGTTTGTACCTTAGAGTTTCTATGGagtttttaaaaacattcaaactGGGTTTTTAAAAGTCTTTAAATCATATTCAAATATTCACAAGTATATTGCATACTCTTAATACTTTtactttaattaatttatttatttaattttttgaagaatcaaattatatttttaaattgtttatatttaGATGGATCTCTTGATTTGACTATTCTTAACCatgaatttataattcaaattatatgtatagtctgtttttatttatattgatctcttaatttgattattctTAATCATAAATTggtaattatttttctttattttaatgatatgacATATATATTGTAGTTAATTGAGATTATGGGGAATCCTGATCATAATAATGAGTTCGGATCAAATCCTAAACAAACTCGTATCGAAGAGGATGTTGCAAATCTTCCCCCGAATCCTggtttaagaataaaaatttctaactatCATCCTAATGAAAGAGATCAAATTAGAAGGCATtatctacaaaataaattttgtcaACCAGTTGACCATGATTTTACACAAAGTCAATTTGGCAAAACAAAGCATCGATTTAATCCATTGTGGTTCAAAGAATATCGTAGTTGGTTGAATATAGCATTACGAAAGATGTTGCATATTGTCTATATTGTTATCTTTTTTGACCTGATACTGGTGATCAAGGAAGGGGAGACTCATTTGTCACTGAAGGATtcaaaaattgaagagagagagagagagagagagagagagagaaagagagagagagagattacagAATCATGTTGGGGATCACAACAGTGCACATAATATTGCTCAAAGAAAATGTTAAGCTTTGTTAAAACAAAGACAAAGTATTCAAACAATTATAAACAACCAATCGGATGTTGAGAAAAGGGAATATCGAACTCGTTTGAATGCATCAAtggattgtattttttttctacaacgGCAAGGATTAGCATTTCGTGGCCATGATGAATCTAAAGACTCCAATAATCaaggaaattttcttgaattattaCGGTTTCTTGCAAAGCACAATGAAGAAATTAATAAGGCAGTCCTTGAAAATGCTCCTAAAAATCATCAAATGACCTCTCCTGATATCCAAAAAGAAATAGCAAATGTTGTAGCTAGACAATAAATGCTATTATTAAAGATATTGGAGACTCATTATTCACGTGATATGTCTACTAAAGAACAATTGGCAGTTGCTTTGCGTTGTGTAGACAAATTGGGACATGTGAATGAGCACTTTTTAGGCATTACACATGTTAATAATATAGCAGCAGTGACACTAAAGAGTGCAATTAAGgaaatatttaataaacataGCTTAAGCATTAGTAGATTGCGGGGACAAGGCTACAACGGGGCAAGCAACATGCAAGGTGAATTAAATGGACTAAAAACTCTTATTCTGAAAGATAATCTGTCTGCCTATTATGTCCATTACTTTGTACATCATCTTCAACTAACCTTAGTTGCAGTAGCAAAAAATCACATCCAGATTGAAACCTTTTTTAACTTGGTTGCAAAGGTATTCAATATTGTTGGAGCATCATGCAAACGTCGtgatatttttaatgaaaaacgtAGTGCTAAAGTTATAGAagaactaaaaaataatgaaatttcaaCTGGTCGTGGCTTGAAACTAGAAATGAATCTAAAAAGACCTGGAGATACACACTGGAATTCTCATTATGGTGCACTTGTTAATCTTATTCACATGTTTTCTTTTGTAATTGATGCGATTGAAACTATTATAGAAGATGGTTTAGATTCTAATCAGAGGGCAGAAGCAAATATCTTAATTGGTTTACTCCAAACATTTGAATTCGTGTTTAGTTTACATTTGATGAAAGGTGTGCTTAGCATAAGTTATGAATTGTCACAGGCATTACAACGAAAAGATCAAGatattgtgaatgctctaaagtTGGTTGATATTTCAAAGCAATGTTTATAGGTCATGAGAGATGATGGGTGGAACTCTTTGCTAGAGGAGGTTTTTGCATTTTgtgcaaaaaataatattgataTCCCTAATATGGATGATTTATAACAACCTTGGCCAtgacaaaaaactcaaaacatgaaaaattcaCATCATGATCAAGTGGAGCTTTTTTATACTGTTATAGATATGCAACTTCAAGAACTTAATAgtcattttgaaaattatgaATTATTACTTTGTGTTGCGTGTTTGAACCCAGATAACTTATTTCAGCATTCAACAAGGAGAAATTGATTCAGCTTGCTCAGTTTTATCCAAGTGATTTTTCATCAGTTCAAGTTTCTTTCTTGGATAACTTAAGACATACATCCATGACATGCGGTCAAGTAAAGATTTTTCAGCACTTAAGGGAATTGGACAGCTTGCTAAAGAGATGGTAGAAATGAAAGAGGGTGTTTCATATCCATTGGTTTACTCATTGGTGACCTTGGCATTGATCTTATCAGTTGCAACAACTACCGTTGAAAGAGCTTTTTCAACAATGAACATAATTAAAATCGATtacacaatcaaataaaagatcaatggatgaatgattgcttagtcacatatattgaaaaagatataTTCAAGACTATTGAGTGTGAAGAAACCAAGCAGCAGTTTCAAAGTATGAAAAACT contains:
- the LOC126727964 gene encoding uncharacterized protein LOC126727964, with the translated sequence MSTKEQLAVALRCVDKLGHVNEHFLGITHVNNIAAVTLKSAIKEIFNKHSLSISRLRGQGYNGASNMQGELNGLKTLILKDNLSAYYVHYFVHHLQLTLVAVAKNHIQIETFFNLVAKVFNIVGASCKRRDIFNEKRSAKVIEELKNNEISTGRGLKLEMNLKRPGDTHWNSHYGALVNLIHMFSFVIDAIETIIEDGLDSNQRAEANILIGLLQTFEFVFSLHLMKGVLSISYELSQALQRKDQDIVNALKLVDISKQCL